The Pseudomonas graminis region GCGGCAGGCGCTGGCAGCCAGTGGGTCAGCGGTCAGGCGCTGCCGTTGCTGATGGCGGCGGGGGCGCTGGGGTTGGTGATCCTGTCCCAGCGTCCCAAGGCCTTTGGAGCGCAGGCGGTGGCGGCTTAAAGCATCTTTTCCAGGCCGACTGCCGTGCTGAACCAGGCGTTCATCCGGCGCCACCAGTCGCCAGGCTCTTTGGACAGCGTGTGGATTTTGCCGTTGTCCTCGGTCACCCACACCAGCCGGTTGTTTTCCAGCTTGACCTGATAGCTGATGGCCGGCGCCATACCCTGAAGCGCCAGCTCGCGCAGGTATTCGGTCAGCTCGGGGCTATCGACCAGCACGCCGACTTCGGTGTTCCACAGCACTGACCGTGGATCGAAATTGAACGAACCCACGAACATCTTCTGTCGATCAAAAATCATCGCCTTGCTGTGCAGGCTCGATTCCGAGCCGCCCTTGATCAGGTTTGTGTGCAGAAATGCAGGTCCGCTGCCCTTGGCGTTGCTCGGATCACCTGGCTGACGGCGCAGTTCGAATAGCTGCACGCCGTGCTCCAGCAGTGCTCGGCGGTAGGGCGCGTAACCGCCGTGTACCGCCGGCACGTCGGTGGCCTCCAGCGAATTCGTCAGCAGGTTCACCGACACGCCTTTGTCCGAGAGTCCGGTCAGGTACACCAAGCCTTCCTGCCCGGGCACGAAATAGGCTGAGATCAGCATCAGTTCCTTGTGCACGCGGCCCAGATCAGGACTCAATTGAGTCGCCAGCAGCAGATGCGGGTCGGGCTCGCCCCGTGACAGCACCTTGGTCGGCGCGTCCCACAACGCCTGGTTGTGCGCCCAGATCAGCTCATTGAGCCAAGTCTTCATGCGCGGGTGAGTCCGATAGTCCATCAGCCGTTCATACAGGGCCTTCTTCTCAACGTGGGCCTGATCCAGCGACTCGGCCAGCAGAGCGCGCGCTTTGGTCAGATCCTTACGATCGGGTGGCCAGTAGAGGAAGTCGTTGATCGGCTTGCTGAGCGCGCTGTTCCAGTACTGATCGAAACTGTGACCCAGCTGTTCCGCCACCGGGCCCACGCTGAGCATGTCGATGTCGGTGAAATTCAGATTGGGTTCGGCGTCGAAATACTCGTCACCCAGATTGCGCCCGCCGACGATGGCCACGGCGCCGTCGGCCAGCCACAGCTTATTGTGCATGCGTCGATGCTGCTGGGACAGATTGAACAGCCGGCCCAGATTACGGGTGGCGCCCATGCTGCGGCCCAGATTGAGCGGATTGAACAGGCGAATCTGAATGTTCGGGTGCGCAGCGAGTGTGGCGATGACTTCATCCAGCCCGTCGCTGGTGGTGTCGTCCAGCAGGATGCGCACGCGGACGCCGCGGTCGGCAGCTTTGAGCAATTCGTCAACCAGTGCCCGCGTGCTCAGGCCGTCGTGAACGATGTAGTACTGCAGATCCAGGCTGGTTTTGGCGTTGCGAATCAGCTCGGCGCGGGCCATGAAGGCTTCGGTGCTGTTGGGCAGCAGGCGGAAGCCTGAGCGCCCTTCGTGAGGTGCGGCCTGGGCCATGATCGAGCGGCCGAACGAGGACTGCGCCGCCGGCAGCGTCTGACTCGGTCCGTCAGGGGCGGGCGTGTGCGCACAACCGCTGAGGCCGAGGGCGAGAGCCAGAAGGAGGGGCACCGCCCGTAAGTTCGTCAACGCGGTCATCCGAAAATCAGTCATGGCGATATGACCGCGCTTTCTCCTAAAGGTTAAAAGCCGCAAATGGTTAAAAGCTTCAAAAGGTTTAGCTGCAAAGGTCATGCAGGGTCGGTCCGCTGCATGAGCAGCGCCGTGGCAGCGCCGACCTTGCGCACCGCGTCCTCGATTTGCGCGGTCGGCTTGGCGGCGAAGTTCATCCGCAGGCAGTTTCTGTATTTGCCGGACGCTGAAAAGATGCTGCCGACGGCAATCTGTACGCCTTGCCCCTGCAGCGCGCGGTTCAGGCGCAACGAATCGAAGTCTTCCGGCAGCTCGATCCACAGCATGAAGCCGCCTTGGGGACGGCTCACACGGGTGCCCTCTGGAAAATAACGCGTGACCCAGCCGGTCATCAGGTCGCGACTGCGCTGGTACTGTCCACGCATCCGGCGCATATGCGGTTCGTAGTGCCCGGCCTTGAGAAAATCGGAGATCGCCAGTTGCGGCTGGGTCGCGGTGGAGCCGGTGCTGATGTATTTCATGTGCAGGGCGCGATCAAGGTATCGGCCGGGGGCGACCCATCCGACGCGCAACCCCGGCGCCAACGTCTTGGAAAACGAGCTGCAGAGCAGGACGCGGCCGTCTTCGTCGAAGGATTTGATCGTGCGCGGGCGAGGGTAGGTGTAGGCCAGATCGCCATACACATCGTCTTCGATGATCGCCACATCGAAGCGTTGCGCCAGGGTCAGCAGTGCGCGTTTACGGTCCTCCGGCATGATGTAGCCCAGCGGGTTGTTGCAGCTCGGCGTCAGCTGTATGGCCTTGATCGGCCACTGTTCCAGCGCCAACTCCAATGCGTCGAGGCTGATGCCGGTGAGCGGGTCGGTGGGGATTTCCAGGGCTTTCATGCCCAGCCCCTTGAGCGCCTGCATGGCGCCGTGAAAGCTGGGCGAGTCAACTGCGACGATGTCGCCCGGCTGGCACACCGAACGGATGCAGATGGCCAGCGCCTCTTGGGCGCCAGTGGTGATCACCAGATCGTCCGAATCGATGTTGGTGCCGGAATCCAGCAGCAGCCGCGCGACTTGTTCCCTCAGGCAGCGCCGACCGTGGATGTTGTCGTAATACAGCCCGGGCATGTCCGAGCGGCGGCTGATCCTGCCCAGCGCCTGGGTCAGTGGGCGCAAGGTCGGGCTGGTGACGTCGGGCATGCCGCGACCCAGTTGAACCACGTCCGGGCTGGGAGCAGCCCTAGCCAGTTCCAGCACTTGATCCCACTGGGAGATTTCCACCGGGCGCTGCGCGGGCCGGCCGATCGCAGGCAGGGCGGGCGTCTTGCGGTCAGCCGGTACGAAATACCCGGACTTGGGACGTGGCAGTGCAAGGCCGTTGTCTTC contains the following coding sequences:
- a CDS encoding PLP-dependent aminotransferase family protein; the protein is MTLYVNLAELLGTRIENGFYRPGDRLPSVRALSLEHGVSLSTVQQAYRLLEDNGLALPRPKSGYFVPADRKTPALPAIGRPAQRPVEISQWDQVLELARAAPSPDVVQLGRGMPDVTSPTLRPLTQALGRISRRSDMPGLYYDNIHGRRCLREQVARLLLDSGTNIDSDDLVITTGAQEALAICIRSVCQPGDIVAVDSPSFHGAMQALKGLGMKALEIPTDPLTGISLDALELALEQWPIKAIQLTPSCNNPLGYIMPEDRKRALLTLAQRFDVAIIEDDVYGDLAYTYPRPRTIKSFDEDGRVLLCSSFSKTLAPGLRVGWVAPGRYLDRALHMKYISTGSTATQPQLAISDFLKAGHYEPHMRRMRGQYQRSRDLMTGWVTRYFPEGTRVSRPQGGFMLWIELPEDFDSLRLNRALQGQGVQIAVGSIFSASGKYRNCLRMNFAAKPTAQIEDAVRKVGAATALLMQRTDPA
- a CDS encoding phospholipase D family protein, with translation MTALTNLRAVPLLLALALGLSGCAHTPAPDGPSQTLPAAQSSFGRSIMAQAAPHEGRSGFRLLPNSTEAFMARAELIRNAKTSLDLQYYIVHDGLSTRALVDELLKAADRGVRVRILLDDTTSDGLDEVIATLAAHPNIQIRLFNPLNLGRSMGATRNLGRLFNLSQQHRRMHNKLWLADGAVAIVGGRNLGDEYFDAEPNLNFTDIDMLSVGPVAEQLGHSFDQYWNSALSKPINDFLYWPPDRKDLTKARALLAESLDQAHVEKKALYERLMDYRTHPRMKTWLNELIWAHNQALWDAPTKVLSRGEPDPHLLLATQLSPDLGRVHKELMLISAYFVPGQEGLVYLTGLSDKGVSVNLLTNSLEATDVPAVHGGYAPYRRALLEHGVQLFELRRQPGDPSNAKGSGPAFLHTNLIKGGSESSLHSKAMIFDRQKMFVGSFNFDPRSVLWNTEVGVLVDSPELTEYLRELALQGMAPAISYQVKLENNRLVWVTEDNGKIHTLSKEPGDWWRRMNAWFSTAVGLEKML